A DNA window from Thermococcus sp. 4557 contains the following coding sequences:
- a CDS encoding signal peptidase I → MEDGWKKDLAWVLIAVIVVFIFQFGLKVALHTDSPLVIVVSGSMEPVFYRGDVVLLEGISEENIDDVHINDVIVYKRPGYEYPIIHRVRGISEVNLGGKTEKCFLTWGDNNWAPDPEYPTPYGMVPCVPAYAVEDKALLVLPKIGLIPLEIRENLGLG, encoded by the coding sequence ATGGAGGACGGGTGGAAAAAGGATCTAGCATGGGTGCTGATAGCTGTCATAGTTGTCTTCATCTTTCAGTTCGGCCTTAAGGTTGCGCTCCACACCGACTCCCCCCTCGTTATAGTCGTCAGCGGCTCGATGGAGCCCGTCTTCTACCGCGGGGACGTCGTCCTGCTGGAGGGCATAAGCGAGGAGAACATCGACGATGTCCACATCAACGACGTCATCGTCTACAAGCGTCCCGGCTATGAGTATCCCATCATCCACCGCGTCAGGGGGATAAGCGAGGTGAACCTCGGCGGTAAGACCGAGAAGTGCTTCCTCACCTGGGGCGACAACAACTGGGCCCCCGACCCCGAATACCCGACCCCCTACGGTATGGTGCCGTGCGTCCCGGCCTACGCCGTCGAGGACAAGGCCCTGCTGGTGCTCCCGAAGATAGGCCTCATTCCCCTTGAAATCAGGGAGAACCTGGGCCTGGGATGA
- a CDS encoding biotin/lipoate A/B protein ligase family protein: MRFIPLIVARPEVQMAIDEAIMRARIEGKVPDTVRLYAFSPSSVTIGRFQSVVHDVNLDEARKLGIPVVRRITGGGSVFHDEYGEVTYSVVVGEDYHPMLRNVESSYRYLAGPLVDALKELGLEAGFSGLNDIVANGKKISGSAQTRRKGVILQHGTFMYSTRVEVLGRVLRVSKAKLADKGVSSIWERVTTLEREGINLSRWEAYELLKESFFSAFEPEEGGLTDYELELAERLVEEKYGNPEWNEMR, translated from the coding sequence ATGAGGTTCATCCCGCTCATCGTCGCAAGACCCGAGGTTCAGATGGCCATAGATGAGGCTATAATGAGGGCCAGGATCGAGGGGAAGGTTCCCGACACGGTCAGGCTGTACGCCTTCTCGCCGAGCTCGGTAACCATAGGCCGCTTCCAGAGCGTTGTCCACGACGTCAACCTCGACGAGGCACGGAAGCTCGGAATCCCCGTCGTCCGCAGGATTACCGGCGGCGGCTCGGTGTTCCACGACGAATACGGTGAGGTAACCTACTCCGTTGTTGTCGGCGAGGACTACCACCCAATGCTCAGGAACGTTGAGAGCAGCTACCGCTATTTAGCCGGCCCGCTGGTTGATGCGCTGAAAGAGCTCGGCCTTGAGGCTGGCTTTTCGGGCCTGAACGACATCGTTGCCAACGGGAAAAAAATCAGTGGCTCCGCACAGACGAGGCGGAAGGGGGTCATCCTGCAGCACGGCACGTTCATGTATTCCACGCGCGTTGAGGTGCTCGGAAGGGTTCTCAGGGTCTCCAAGGCCAAGCTCGCCGACAAGGGCGTTTCGAGCATCTGGGAGAGGGTAACCACCCTGGAGCGCGAGGGCATAAATCTGAGCCGCTGGGAGGCCTACGAGCTGCTCAAGGAGAGCTTCTTCAGTGCCTTTGAGCCTGAGGAGGGTGGGCTCACCGACTATGAGCTCGAGCTCGCCGAGAGGCTGGTGGAGGAGAAATATGGAAACCCGGAGTGGAACGAGATGAGGTAA
- a CDS encoding ATP-binding protein gives MFSTRPIRDERNLHGRAHRKAVMELEKVVDEGDFVAILGSRRVGKTSVINVFLNKHRSKYNYLYYDLAFGMGREAISYTELVPVSTNIPEELEYSATLNLGIVKMDVKPKGIAEFQNAFLNLLRHLNRSGKKTVIVFDEAQVLPRFAPLNMLGMLQTISDGFENVTVILSGSMPGLLERIINPSGEKPFFARYVEKIHISRWTVEESVEYLRKGLSDAPEEELYEAARELSNVPGFLAYYGKLRIKGNSHGAALTTALHHAVKLWKKDLRDFIRIYRSPAYIIALKRVAKGPSYGVTTEEIVTEITSVVGISERRAKEVLKNLVDGGFLIKPKRGVYQIPERPLRQAILETRVEEIGSPV, from the coding sequence TTGTTCAGCACGCGCCCGATAAGGGATGAAAGAAACCTTCATGGGAGAGCTCACAGGAAAGCAGTTATGGAACTCGAAAAAGTCGTTGATGAAGGCGACTTTGTGGCAATTCTGGGTTCAAGGAGAGTTGGAAAAACCAGCGTCATCAACGTCTTCCTCAACAAGCACCGCTCGAAATATAACTACCTTTATTATGACCTGGCCTTTGGGATGGGGCGTGAGGCAATAAGTTACACAGAACTCGTCCCCGTTTCGACAAACATACCAGAAGAGCTTGAATACTCCGCCACGCTAAATCTCGGGATTGTGAAAATGGACGTTAAACCGAAGGGAATTGCCGAGTTTCAGAATGCGTTTCTGAACCTCCTCAGGCACCTGAACAGGTCGGGAAAGAAAACTGTGATTGTGTTTGACGAGGCCCAAGTTCTCCCAAGGTTTGCACCGCTGAACATGCTCGGCATGCTCCAAACGATTTCGGACGGCTTCGAGAACGTGACAGTGATTCTTTCTGGCTCGATGCCAGGCCTGCTGGAGAGGATAATAAACCCCTCCGGAGAAAAGCCCTTCTTCGCGAGATACGTTGAGAAGATTCACATCTCCCGGTGGACGGTTGAGGAAAGCGTTGAATACCTGAGAAAGGGCCTTTCAGATGCCCCAGAGGAGGAGCTTTACGAAGCCGCCAGGGAGCTTTCAAACGTTCCGGGCTTCTTGGCGTATTACGGCAAGCTGAGAATCAAGGGAAATTCTCACGGGGCAGCGCTAACAACTGCCCTTCATCACGCGGTCAAGCTTTGGAAGAAGGATTTAAGAGACTTCATCAGGATATACCGGTCTCCCGCGTATATAATTGCTCTGAAAAGGGTTGCCAAGGGGCCCTCGTATGGTGTGACGACCGAGGAAATCGTTACTGAGATAACATCCGTCGTGGGAATCTCTGAGAGAAGGGCAAAGGAAGTTCTCAAGAACCTCGTTGATGGCGGATTTTTGATAAAACCAAAGCGAGGCGTTTACCAGATTCCAGAGCGCCCCTTACGGCAAGCGATTCTCGAAACAAGAGTGGAAGAAATTGGGAGCCCCGTTTAA
- a CDS encoding DUF302 domain-containing protein, producing MIEARLVFNGSFDEAEAKVKEALPQAGFAVVWEQDFTAVVKNKLGIDMPKYKTLGLCNAKIFYELWKRNEEIGMVAPCHLLLYEDRGKVHAKMAVPDEFWDEEVLAEPFNRVVELLKQIGFN from the coding sequence ATGATTGAGGCCAGGTTAGTGTTTAATGGGTCTTTCGATGAGGCCGAGGCCAAGGTGAAGGAGGCCCTCCCGCAGGCCGGTTTCGCCGTTGTTTGGGAGCAGGACTTCACTGCTGTCGTGAAGAACAAGCTCGGCATTGACATGCCGAAGTACAAGACACTCGGCCTCTGCAACGCTAAAATCTTCTATGAGCTCTGGAAGAGGAACGAGGAGATCGGCATGGTCGCCCCATGCCACCTGCTCCTGTACGAGGATAGGGGCAAGGTTCACGCCAAGATGGCCGTTCCCGACGAGTTCTGGGACGAGGAGGTTCTCGCCGAGCCCTTCAACAGGGTCGTGGAGCTCCTCAAGCAGATTGGGTTCAATTGA